In Acidimicrobiales bacterium, a single window of DNA contains:
- a CDS encoding pirin family protein, whose protein sequence is MSGPVTDLDADTVPAAGDPVGDIEIMESRSATVGAMAVRRALPQRGRRTVGAWCFFDHAGPVDAASGESGIGPHPHIGLQTVTWVLAGELVHRDSLGSEQPIRPGELNLMTAGRGIVHAEEHPVGGPVHIAQLWVAQPEATRNAPPEFEHHGELPRLDLGGGSTATVLVGEVGGARSSARRDSDHVGVDLELSSDVELPAERSFEYAVVPLEGVVQVEGRVAEPGHLVYLGLGRDEIRLRTPDRARAVLVGGVPFEEPILMWWNYVARTREEISAAHQEWTSRSERFTVPTSSLAPIDVDGPPWAPSD, encoded by the coding sequence GTGAGTGGACCTGTCACAGATCTTGACGCTGACACGGTGCCTGCTGCCGGTGACCCGGTGGGCGACATCGAGATCATGGAGAGCAGGTCGGCCACGGTCGGCGCGATGGCAGTGCGGCGTGCGCTGCCCCAACGTGGCCGGCGGACCGTCGGCGCTTGGTGTTTTTTCGATCACGCTGGACCGGTCGATGCCGCAAGCGGTGAGTCCGGGATCGGGCCGCATCCCCATATCGGGCTTCAGACGGTCACCTGGGTGCTCGCAGGTGAGCTGGTGCATCGCGACAGCCTCGGCAGCGAGCAGCCGATCAGGCCTGGGGAGCTGAACCTGATGACCGCCGGCCGTGGGATCGTTCACGCCGAGGAGCATCCCGTCGGCGGCCCTGTGCATATCGCCCAGCTGTGGGTGGCCCAGCCCGAGGCGACCCGGAACGCCCCTCCCGAGTTCGAGCATCACGGTGAGCTTCCCAGACTCGATTTGGGAGGCGGATCCACCGCGACGGTTCTCGTCGGCGAGGTTGGTGGCGCCCGCTCGAGCGCTCGGCGGGACAGCGATCACGTTGGGGTCGATCTTGAGCTGAGCTCGGATGTCGAGCTCCCGGCCGAGCGATCCTTCGAGTACGCGGTCGTTCCGCTCGAGGGCGTTGTGCAGGTTGAGGGACGTGTCGCCGAGCCAGGCCATCTGGTCTATCTCGGGCTTGGCCGTGATGAGATCCGACTGCGAACCCCGGACCGGGCGAGAGCTGTGCTGGTCGGTGGGGTGCCATTCGAAGAGCCGATCTTGATGTGGTGGAACTACGTGGCCCGCACCCGAGAGGAGATCTCGGCGGCCCATCAGGAGTGGACATCTCGAAGCGAACGCTTCACTGTTCCAACCTCGTCGCTGGCACCGATCGACGTGGACGGTCCGCCCTGGGCGCCTTCGGACTGA
- a CDS encoding ester cyclase, protein MSDTLPIERKVEVAREFVARVFNEHQPDRACDYFTDDVVWHGGSLGKIAGVDNVVNLLRAFIGALPDLNAAEQDLIASGDLVAMRLVVTATHSADLLGIPNTGRRVQWDAVDIYRVNDDGKISEEWALDDMASFASQLGAISLPWAG, encoded by the coding sequence ATGAGTGACACACTGCCGATCGAAAGAAAGGTCGAGGTGGCGCGGGAATTCGTTGCCCGGGTGTTCAACGAGCACCAGCCAGATCGGGCTTGCGACTACTTCACCGATGATGTCGTATGGCACGGCGGTTCCTTGGGGAAGATCGCCGGTGTCGACAACGTGGTCAACCTGCTCCGAGCTTTCATCGGTGCACTTCCGGATCTGAACGCCGCTGAACAGGATCTGATCGCCAGCGGAGATCTGGTTGCCATGCGACTGGTCGTAACCGCTACACACAGCGCCGACCTGTTGGGAATACCCAACACCGGTCGCCGCGTGCAATGGGACGCCGTCGACATCTACAGGGTGAACGACGACGGCAAGATCAGCGAAGAGTGGGCGCTCGACGATATGGCCTCATTCGCCAGCCAGCTCGGGGCGATATCACTTCCCTGGGCCGGGTAA
- a CDS encoding GNAT family N-acetyltransferase produces MARSVIDDTAAERFAVTMDGATAKLEYEVDGGRLLLLHTEVPEVFRGQGVAARLVEAALANAGEDKLTIVPWCPYARRWLKEHPERIGDAFVDFKTPPPG; encoded by the coding sequence ATGGCACGGTCAGTGATCGATGACACCGCTGCTGAAAGGTTCGCTGTCACGATGGACGGGGCCACCGCCAAGCTGGAGTACGAGGTGGACGGTGGCCGCTTGTTGCTACTTCACACCGAAGTCCCGGAGGTGTTTCGTGGGCAAGGCGTGGCCGCCCGGCTGGTCGAAGCGGCGCTGGCGAATGCGGGTGAGGACAAGCTGACGATCGTGCCGTGGTGCCCATACGCCCGGCGGTGGCTGAAAGAGCATCCAGAGCGAATCGGCGATGCCTTCGTGGACTTCAAGACGCCGCCCCCTGGGTGA
- a CDS encoding STAS domain-containing protein: protein MLQVEMVTGKATVVCAAKGNLDASTATTFRGAIALCLGGPGLIIDLSEMRFIDGSGLTALVGAIRRAQDQRTQVAVVAPTGSIRDVLDEAGLDAIVSVLETIDQALAELDDDVGALLLTEGFR from the coding sequence ATGCTTCAGGTAGAGATGGTCACCGGGAAAGCCACAGTCGTCTGTGCCGCGAAAGGAAACCTCGACGCGAGCACCGCGACGACCTTCCGAGGAGCCATCGCATTGTGCCTTGGTGGACCTGGACTGATCATCGACCTTTCAGAGATGCGCTTCATTGACGGCTCTGGGCTGACTGCTCTGGTCGGTGCCATTAGGCGAGCCCAAGATCAGCGAACTCAAGTTGCGGTGGTTGCCCCGACAGGAAGCATCCGGGACGTGCTTGACGAAGCCGGCTTGGACGCGATCGTCAGCGTCTTGGAGACAATCGATCAGGCGCTCGCCGAGCTCGACGACGATGTCGGCGCTCTGCTCCTCACTGAAGGTTTTCGATGA
- a CDS encoding MFS transporter — MARRRVSVSRRAMWRLPWRRDRRWLILGVIGLAQLMVVLDLTVMNVALPSAQRALHFSTAGRQWVVTAYGLAFGSLLLLGGRLADLLGRKVTFLIGLVGFAGVSAIGGASVNFAMLITARACQGAFAALLVPSALSLLTTNFTEPADRGKAFGIFGAIVGAGGAVGLLLGGVLTEFLSWRWTMYVNLIFARVAFTALS, encoded by the coding sequence GTGGCTCGCCGTCGCGTCTCCGTCTCCCGCCGGGCGATGTGGCGCCTGCCCTGGCGCCGGGACCGGCGCTGGCTGATCCTGGGCGTCATCGGGCTGGCCCAGTTGATGGTGGTCCTCGATCTCACTGTGATGAACGTCGCCCTGCCGTCGGCGCAGAGAGCCCTCCACTTCAGCACCGCCGGCCGCCAATGGGTGGTCACCGCCTACGGGCTGGCGTTCGGGAGCCTGCTGCTTCTCGGTGGCCGGCTCGCCGACCTTCTGGGCCGGAAGGTCACCTTCTTGATCGGCCTGGTGGGCTTCGCCGGAGTGTCCGCCATCGGTGGCGCTTCAGTGAACTTCGCCATGCTGATAACCGCGCGGGCCTGCCAGGGTGCGTTCGCGGCGCTGCTGGTGCCCTCAGCTCTGTCGCTTTTGACCACCAACTTCACCGAGCCAGCCGACCGCGGTAAGGCGTTCGGCATCTTCGGGGCGATCGTCGGGGCCGGCGGAGCGGTCGGTTTGCTGCTCGGCGGGGTTCTGACCGAATTCCTGTCGTGGCGCTGGACCATGTATGTCAACCTGATCTTCGCCCGGGTGGCGTTCACGGCGCTGTCGTAG